GTGTGTCTCCTTTGGCGGGTGCTGATTTTGGTGGCACCCGCCTTTTATTATAATCAAATATAACTCCTCTTTCAATTTTCCACATAATTTGAATATATCTCAGGGGAGGGATTGGAGAACGGATCCGCATTAGAAAATGGGGTAGAGATTTTGGTGGGGAGGCATTAGTGATGTTTGCCGTTATTCTTGACAAAGAAAAAAATCGGTATAAAATTGAAGGATATGCCTTATATTGAAGAGATTGGTAAATGGGAAAATAGGGAAGTGGTGATCAAGGGTTGGGTTTATAACCGGCGCTCCTCGGGAAAGGTCCGTTTCGTTTTGGTCCGGGACGGTACCGGAATAATCCAATCCGTGTTCACCGCCGACCAGGTCTCCCCGGAAGTCTTTCAATTGGCCGATTCTATCCCCCAAGAGAGTTCGGTCATCTTAACCGGAACGGTACGGAAGGATAGTCGCGCACCCGGTGGTTACGAGATTGTGGCTAAGGAATTAAAGTTAATTCATAGGGCAAATGATTATCCTATTGGGAAAAAGGAGCACGGGATTGATTTTCTTTTAGAAAACCGCCACCTCTGGCTCCGTTCCCGCCGCCCCTGGGCAATTATTCGGATTCGCTCCGAGGTGATTTCCGCGGCGCGGGATTTTCTCAACGAAAGGGGATTCACCCTGGTTGATGCCCCAATCTTCACTCCGACTTCCTGCGAAGGGACTACGACTTTATTTTCCGTTGACTATTTTGGCGAGAAGGTCTACCTCTCTCAGAGTGGTCAACTTTATAACGAACCAGCCGCGGCTGCCTTCGGTAAGGTCTACTGCTTTGGTCCCACTTTCCGCGCCGAGAAATCAAAAACGAGAAGACATCTCACTGAATTCTGGCAGATTGAACCAGAGGTTGCCTTTATGGATTTGGCTGGGATTATGGAACTTGCTGAGGATATGCTTATCTATATTATAGAAAGGGTCTTAAGTAAGCGAAAAGTGGAATTAGAGGTTTTAGGAAGGGAGATAAAAAAATTGGAAGGGGTGAAAAAACCATTTCCCCGAATCACTTATGAATCCGCTCTCAAAATCTTAGAGGAGAAAGGGAAACCAATAAAGTGGGGGGAAGATTTCGGCGGCGATGAGGAGACAGTGATTTCGGAAAGTTTTGATAATCCGGTGATGATTCACCATTATCCCCATCAGTGTAAGGCTTTTTATATGAAGAGAGATAAAAAAGACCCAAGACTCTCCCTTTCCGTTGATATCCTGGCACCCGAGGGCTACGGAGAAATTGTGGGTGGGGGAGAGAGAGAAGACGATTTGGTTGAATTGGAGAAGAGGATTGAAGAGTATAAACTTCCCAAAGAAGCCTTTGCCTGGTATTTGGATATAAGGAGATATGGTAGTTTTCCCCATTCCGGTTTCGGTCTGGGGATTGAAAGGACCGTGGCTTGGCTCTGTAAAGTCCACCATGTCCGAGAAACCATCCCTTTCCCGAGGATGCTGGAAAGGGTTTACCCATAGGAGGGGATATGGAGTTAAAGGTTGGAGTTATTACCCACTATTATTCAAAGATTGGGGTGGCGATTGTGGAGATCACTGATGAGCCCTTGTCGGTTGGCGATACGATTCACATCAAAGGGCACACCACCGATTTCCAGCAATCGGTAACTTCCATGCAGATTGAACACCAACAGATTCAAACTGCGAAGAAAGGTGAGGTTATCGGTCTAAAGGTAGAACAGAAGTGTCACGAGAAAGATATCGTTTATAAAGTAATTCCTTAATATGGCACGGACCAAAAGCAAACAGAAGAGAAAAAGATTTCTCATCCGCTTAAAATGGAAACGGAGAAAGAAAAAGAAGGAAGCGAGGGAGAATCTTTCTCCGGAACCTGCCAGTTTACCAAGGGAAGAAGAAAATTTAAGCCCGAGTGATGAACTAAAAGAAGGAAGTAAGGAAGAAGGAGGATTATCTTCTCCCCTCGCCTAATCTTTCTCTTTTTTCTCTTGCCAAAAATTGATTTGACTTCCTTTTCTCCTTCTCTTATAATAAGAAATGGAGAAGGAAATAAAGCAATTAAGGTTGGATTTTTCCCCGAAAAGGGAGGAGGTCTTTTATGAAAATCTTCATTGACTCCGCCGATATCAAAGAAATCAAAGAGGTCCACACTTGGGGAATTTTGGATGGTGTCACCACCAACCCCACCCTTATTGCCAAAACTGGAAAGAAATTTGAGGAATGTATAAAAGAGATTGCGGAATTGGTAGATGGTCCAATCTCGGTTGAGGTGATAAGCCAAGATTCCTCCGGGATGGTGAAAGAGGCAAAAGAGTTGGTAAAATTCAACCCGAAGAATATCACAATAAAAATCCCTTGCACCCCAGAAGGATTAAAGGCGGTAAAGATTCTCTCCCAAGAGAAGATTAAGACCAATATGACCTTAGTCTTTTCCCCGAGCCAGGCGGTTCTGGCGGCGAAAGCGGGTGCCACTTTTGTTTCCCCCTTTGTCGGCAGGCTTGATGATATCTCCCATTTCGGAATGGAGATTGTGGGCGATATCGTCCAAATCTATGAGAATTATAACTTCAAAACCGAGGTGATTGTCGCCAGTATCCGCAATCCCCTCCATTTTGTAGAGGCGGCGCGGATGGGTGCGCACATCGCCACCTGCCCATTTTCCGTTATCTCCCTCTTAGTGAAACATCCCCTAACCGACATCGGGATAAAGAAATTTTATGAAGATTACCAAAAGATTCCAAAATAAAATTAATTTTTAAGGAGGAAGTGTGCCCATCATTGATTCCAAGACCGGAAAGGTAATTAAAACTTATACCGTGGAAGAATTAAAAGAAGCCGCCAATTATATGCGGGGCCTCAACTTGGTCGCCTTAGCAGCGGCGGGAAGTGGTCACTCCGGTGGTACCCTATCCATTATGGACATCACCGCGGCGTTATACCTTTCGGTTGCCCGGCACGATCCCAAAAACCCATTTTGGGAAGACCGCGACCGGATAATCTGGTCAACCGGTCATAAAGCACCCTCTCTCTATCTGGGTTTAGGAATGGCAGGATTTTTCCCGGTGGAAGATGTAGTAAGGTTAAGAAAACTCTATGCCCCCTACCAGGGACATCCCCATTGGTTGAAACTACCTGGGGTTGAAGCATCAACTGGTTCCTTGGGTCAAGGCTTATCAATCGGAGTTGGTATCGCCTATGCCGGAAAGTTAAAAGGAAAGGACTACCGAGTTTATGTCTTAAACGGGGATGGCGAATTTCAAGAAGGAAATATCTGGGAAGCAGTGATGGAAGCGGGCCATTTCAAACTTGATAATCTGGTCTCAATCTTAGACAAGAACCGACTCCAGATTGACGGTTGGGTAGAAGAGGTGATGAATATTGATCCGGTAAAAGATAAATTTCACGCCTTCCACTGGGAGGTATTAGAGATTGATGGCCATAACATGGAACAGATCCTTTGGGCATTTGAAGAGGCGAAGAAGATTAAGGGAAAGCCAGTCTTAATTATTGCCCACACAGTAAAAGGGAAGGGTGTCTCCTTTATGGAAAATGTTGCCGGCTGGCACGGCAAGGCACCTTCCGTTGATGAGATGTGGAAAGGTTTAAAGGAATTGGGGTTGGATACGAAAATTGATGTGAAGGCATTATTCATCAAAGCGGAAGAGTACCAGAAAGAGGCGACAAAAAAGTTGATGGCAAAGGTGCCGAAATTTGAGAAAAAAGACTACTTTTGGAATCGCCTCCCGATAATGAGAGTGGAGATGAAGGCGACAAGGTTTGGTTTTGGTGAGGCGTTAGCGGAATGTGGCGACGATGAACGGATTGTCTGTATCGGAGCGGACATTTCCGACTCCATAACCATCTCCCATTTTTACAAAAATAAACCGGAAAGAAAGAAGAGATGGATTGAAGTGGGAATTGCCGAACAATCCGGAACCGCATTAGCCGCTGGTTTAGCCAAAGAAGGTTTCTTACCCGTCTTCGGGACCTACGGCACATTTGCCGCGGCGAGAAATCTTGACCAATTAAGAACTACGGTCTGCTACGGCAATTTCAATGTCTTCATCGCTGGTGCCCACGGTGGTGTCTCGGTTGGTCCGGATGGTGCTACCCACCAGGCATTGGAAGACCTATTCCAGATTTGTGGTCTGCCCAATATGCATGTCTGCGTTCCTTGCGATGCCTTAGAAACGAAGAAAGCGACGAAGTATATGCTCTTTGAGATTAAAGGGCCAAAGTATATCAGGTTTGCGCGTGAGGCGACGCCGATTGTGACGAGAGATGATACCCCTTTTATTTGGAACGAGCCCAATGTCTATCGTTACCGCCAAGAGAAAGAGAAATTTTTGGATGCCTTTGATATTTATTTGGCAAAAGATTATAAAAACGAAAATGAAGACCTAACCATTATCGCCTGCGGACCGATGGTGCCTGAAGCCTGTCGGGCGGCTTGGATCTTAAAAGAAGAATACGGTATTGAGACGAGGGTGATTAATCTCCATACCCTAAAACCAATCAACCGTGAGGCAATCATCCGCGCCGCCTTAGAAACCGGAATTATCGTTACCGCCGAAGAGCATCAGATTGGCGGTTTAGCCAATCGGGTAGCCGCGGTGGTGGCTTCCGCCCGAGAATTATACGGCAAAAAAGTGATTCTTGACTACATCGGGGTGAAAGACCGGTTTGGAGAATCCGGTGCCCCATGGGAATTGATGTGGGAGTTTGAAGTCTCGGGCGAGCACATCGCCGCTAAGGCAAAAGAATTATATGACTTCACTAAAAAGTAAGAGGAGGTAAAATGCCAAAGTTGGCCAAGAGAATAAAAAGAGTAAGAAAGATAAAATGCTTCCCCGAGTTATCCTGGCGCATGGAATGTTTAGGGACTGAGACCGCCTTTGATGTCTTAGTGAAAGCGCGCCAGTTGGAAGCCGAAGGGAAAAGTGTTATCCATTTAGAGATTGGCGAACCGGATTTTGATACTCCAAAGAATATAAAAGAGGCGGCAAAAAGAGCCTTAGACGAAGGTTATACCCATTACGGACCTTCTGCTGGCTTACCCGAACTTCGGAAGTTAATCGCGGAAAAGGCAGGCGAACTAAGGGGAATGAAATTTGAAATGGAAGAAGTGGTTGTCACCCCCGGTGCGAAGCCGATAATGTCCTTTGCTATGATGGCGATTATTGAGGATGGGGATGAGGTCTTATGCGTTGACCCCGGCTTTCCCATTTATGAATCAATGATTAGGTATATGGGCGGGGTATATGTACCACTGGTTTTAAGGGAGAAGAACGATTTCTTACCCGACCCAAAAGAGTTAAAGCGAAAACTGACAAAAAAGACGAGGCTTGTCATCTTAAACTTTCCCCATAACCCTTGTGGTAGTGTTGCCAGTGAGTCCTACTTAAAAGAGATTGCGGAAATTTTAGCCTCTTGTGAGAACTGCTGGGTCCTTTCCGATGAGGTCTATTCCCGAATTATCTACGAAGAGAAGTTCACTTCCATTGCCCAGTTTCCCGGGATGAGGGAGCGGACAATTATCTTAGATGGTTTCTCTAAGACCTATGCTATGACCGGCTGGCGGATTGGTTATGGAATAATGCCCCCGGTTTTAGCCCAGGAGATTGCCCGGATTGAAACCAATGTCAACTCCTGCACCGCCACCTTTATCCAACGCGCCTGCCTGGAAGCCTTAGCCGGACCACAAGATGAGCCAGAAAAGATGCGCCAGGAATTCCAGAGAAGGCGAGATGTGATTGTTGAAGGTTTAAATAATATCAAAGGGTTTCGGGTAAAAAAACCCTTGGGTGCCTTTTATGTCTTTCCCAATGTGGAAGGGACCGGAATTGACTTTCGGGAATTAGCCGATGGCCTTTTAACCGAGGCCGGTGTTGCCTGTTTGGCAGGAACTTGTTTCGGTAAATACGGTAAGGGTTTTCTCCGTTTCTCTTACGCCAACTCCATTGAGAATATTAAAGAAGCCTTAAGAAGAATTGAAGAGTATTTAAGTAAGAAGAAAAAGTAAGAAAGATTTTTCCTTCTGCTTTTCTAATCCCAATCTAATAGCCTTTTTTCGCCTTCAATCTTTTTTATCTCGGTGATATCCTGGGTCACTTCTATGGTCCCTAAATATTTTCCTTCTTTATCCCGAACCGCAAAATACCGAATGTGAACTAGTTTCTCCCCGAGGGGAATCCAGAATTCCGCCACATCCCGCTCCCCTTCCTTAAAAGCGGAAAGAATTTTCTCCACAATATGGATACTCTTTGGTGGATGGCACTGCTGAACTTTTCGCCCAATTATTGCCTTCGTCCGAACGAATATCCTTTCTTTACTCTGGTTAAAGAAGCGCACCGTATCGCTTCTATCAACAAAGGTGATATCAAAGGGTACGGTATTGAGAATTGCCTCTAACTCCTCCAGATTTAACTTTCCCGTCTCAAAGGCAACAACTCCCGCCACCGCTTCCTTAACCTCTCCTTCTTCTAATTTCTTTTCTTCCCTCACGGGGGTGAAACAGCAATAGCCAATTTCGGCAAACCCTTTCTTAATCTCTGAGAACTCCTTTTCGCTAATCACCTTTAAGGCGGTAGGAAAGAGGATATTATTCTCCTTATAGAAATGGCTATTTAGGAGTTCTAAGATTTTATCGGCTACCGACTCCAATCTCTTCCCATCTTTCCTTTCCAGGGCGTTATAGAACTCCTTCTTCGCCTCTCTTATTTTATCGTGTTCTGCCCACATCACCTTTGGTGGCTCGGTTATACCGTGTTTCTCTAAATAAGGGAATAAGACATTCTCTTCCCTTAAATAGTGCTTCTCGGAATCCTTAAAGTGATGGGCGATACCTTCTAACTCCTTCTCTTCTTCCTCTTTTATCTCTTTTGCCACCAATTCCTTTAACCTCTTTGCCATATTGAGCATCATCTCGTGTTCCACCAACAAAGTGCCGATTGGATGCTCCACGGGAACCTCGCGTCTCTCTTCTATTCTCTCTTTCACCACTGCCAGATGAAGATCGCAGACCTCTTGGATTTTCTCCCGGGGTAAGCCTTCTTTAATCAGTTCCTCCTCTACCCGGGCGATATCTTCGGCACTGATTTCCTTTAAGAGCGGAGCAAATTCTCGTTTCAGTTCTTCTATACTTTTCCCTTTATGCAATTGCCGAAAAAGTTCTTTTAATTTCTCCCTTCTTTCCCTGCTGATTATATAGTCCATAAACCTCTCCTTTTCTCCTTTGGTTAGACATCTTATGATTTAGCTTCCCCTAACTTTTGATAGATAAAATAGGAATATACGATGGTAAAGAAAGTAACAAAAAGAATTGGGATAATCACAAAGTAAAAGGCATAGAAAGGGAAGAGAAGACCAAAAAGGGTAAAAATGCCTGCGATCTTAAATAACTTGCCGCCAATTTTATGGGTCTTATCCCAAACGAACTCGTTACTTAAAGTCCAGGGGGTTCTGATGCCAATAAACCAATTTCTTTTGGCATTTTCCACCAAAACCCCACAATAAAAGAAAAGGAGAGAAAATCCCGGAATGAGCATCTTTGACATCGGAAATCTTGCCCCCAAATTCCAGAGTAAAGTTAGAAGATAAAGGTAAAATAAGAAGATAAAGAGGAAGATAATAAAGAGGTCAAAATATTTTAAGAATTTCTTAATATTCTCCCTTAATGGGTCAATTATTGGGATGATTAAAGAGAGAAAGAAGAGACCAAGGGAGATGAGAGGCATCAAAAGAATGCCCCAGAAACGTGAAATATAACCATCAACTTCATCTCTAATGTTCCAATGGGAAGCCATCTTCTCCGGCATTCTGGGATAAAAGAGAAGGCCGATAATAAAAGAGATTAGGACAATTACCAAAGTTATTACCATCCTGAAGCGCATAGGAAATTTTAATAGTAATTTCCTAAAAAGTCAACCGTCATCTAACCATCGGATTCCACTCAGATTTGAGGAGTTGAGATGCCAAAAAAATTGGCATTAACGCCAAAAAAATTGGCACTTCAATAAGAAGGGAAGACTTTTCAATTTTTTAAGTCATTGATTTTTAATAACTTATTTTTTAATCGGCTTGGCACGTTTTTTGCTTTCTGTAAGTAGGGTCTCTCAGTGCTAAGGGGGTGCCGAATTTAATTCTGGCACTTCTGGAGATAAAAAAGAGGGGTTTTTACCCCTCTTTTTATTTTACTCAGAAGCGGAGATTACATACCACTTGCTATTCTCCTTTATTAGGTATATAACAAGAGGTGAGGCATAAATTAACTCTTCTCCATAACTCCTCTCTTTCCCCGAAATCCGAACATAGAGGCTACACTTAGCAAATGGTTTTTCTATCGCTACCTTCCGAAAAGGTAAAAATACCCTTATATCATCGTATACCTGAAAATTTCTTCGAAAAAGGGATAGGAGGCGGTGATAGTTATGCCCCCAGGCATCAAGGTAATCAAGGGATAAAATCTCGCTTAAGGTTTTCATATCTTCCTCTTCTATCGCCTCCCTTCCCTTTTCTATTAAGCGCAAGATAGCCTCCCGGTCCGAAGGGAAAAGAAGTCTTATTACCCAGGAGGTGACCATCCCGATTAGTAAAAGGGAAAGGAAGATAGCAAAAAATCGCTTCATATCCGGTTAATTTTTAAGAGCCTATTTTAATAACAATACCCCTAAATTCCCCTCCCCCGGCTCATATTTTCCTGAGATTGGAGGTTGGAAAAATAAGAATAGGGAATCATCTGGGGAATAGCGATAAAAGTTAAAACCAATCTCTCTTACCTCTTCTTCCGTATTAAAATTAAGCAAGGGGAAAGAAATTTCCACCTGCCAATACTTTTCACCGATGAGTGTCTTTACCTCATACTTTCCGTTCCATTCCCTCTTTCGGTATTTACCCTTTTCTTTAATATACCGAGAATCTGAAATAAAGCCAAGAGGATTAAAGGAGACTTCATAGATGGTTTCCGGCTTGGGACTGAGAAAAATTGAAACGAAATCATCTTCTTTGATGAATCCATCCCTTTCCCGCATCCGGGCTTTTATTCTCTTTTCGTAATTTAGGAGAGCGAAATATAAATTGGAGGAATCGTAACCTAAGAATAAAGTTGAGTGCAATTTTGCCTTATTCCCCCTTTCATCACCAAATTGGTCAATACCTCCCCGCCATTCCTTCAATTCGCCATCAATCTTTGGGGTAATTCTACCGGCGGAAATTTCCCTTTTTAAGGGGAGTAACTTTTTAATCACCTCTTCCTTCCCTTCTCTCTCATAAGAGAAGATTAACTCGGGGAGGGGAAAGATTTCCCCTTTTAAGGAAAAGGAGAAAGGGAAAAAACCTTTACTCTTGGGTGAGAGGTAAAACTTGGCTTTAGGTGGGGAGATATCCCAAGAGTAACCTTCCCATCTTATCTCCCCTTTTATCTCATAAGAATAGGGATTTTCTAAGGAGACATTCACCTCCGGACTCCTTTTACTAAAAGGGGAGATGATGATGCGCTCTTTTGTCAAACTTTCCTCTTCTATCTCTTTTAGGCTAAAAACCTCCGGGGCAAAGATTGAACCCGGCTTGATTACCGAGATATTCACCCTCTTCTTATCAACTTCTACTAAGAGATAGTTAGGGAAACCTCCCCTTTTCTCTTCGGTCTCCTCTTTCAATTTGGCGCCGGTCGGACCAACTTGAAGATACCTTATGCTGTCCATCTTGTGGTAGGTATAAAAACAATCATGGGCAGAAAGAAAATAGTCAACCCCCAATTGGGAAAGGACTTTGTGAAGACCCCATCTCTCTTTTAAGAGGCGCCAGTAGGAACGATGAGCAAAAACGAAAGTGTATCTTGCCCGCCGAAAGAGCGATAAATCTTCCCTCAACCAGTCAATCATCTCTTTGGGCACATCGGAGTATTTAGGAAAACGGGAAAAATCTAAGATCACAAAATGGCAGTTCTCATAGTTGAAGGAGTAGTAGGTCTTAGAAAAATATCTCAAAAAGATCTCTTCCGACTTCTCATCCCAGATATCTTCACTTCCGGGGCAAAGATGATAAGGGATGCCCAATTGGGAAAAAATCCTCTGGACATTCTCCCATTCCTTCTTTAAGAGGGTGGTATCCTTAATTCCCTTTTTGATGAGATTCCCCAAGTGAATGATAAAATCGGGTTTTAAAACCCTTATCTCATTTAGAACCGTCTCAAATGTTTCTGGAGAAGAGAGAGGGGTTCTATCTCCCAATACGCAAAACTTGAAGGCAGAGAGGGGAGAAAAATATGAAAGAAAAAAGAGGAAAAGGATTTTTCTTTTTCTATTTTTCATTTTTTCTTTAGAACATCCCACCGTCAATCCGGATTACTTGGCCAGTGATATAATCGGCAAAATCGGAGGCTAAAAAGAGGCAGAGATTTGCTACCTCCTCGGGCATACCCGGTCGACCAAGAGGGATATTCTTAATGTATCTTTCTTTAATCTCTGAAGGTAAAGAATCGGTCATCGGCGTCAGAATGAAGCCCGGGGCAATACAATTAACCGTGATATTTCGGGAAGCAACCTCCTTCGCCACTGATTTGGTAAACCCAATAATCCCCGCTTTCGCTGCGGCATAATTCGCTTGTCCGGGATTACCCATCTCCCCAATCACCGAAGAGACGTTAATTATCCTCCCCCATCTCCTTTTAAGGAGATATTTCAAAACCGCCCGGGTAAAGTTAAATGTCCCTTTCAAGTTCACCGCAATCACCTTATCAAAATCCTCCTCCTTCATTTTTAATAAAAGGCTGTCCCGAGTAATTCCGGCATTATTCACCAAAATCTCAATCCCCCCAAAACTCTTTTCAATCTGGTCAACCAATCTTTCCACTTCTTGAAAATTACTAACATCAATGGGATAGGCTAAACCTTTACCACCCACGATTTCTATCTCTTTTAAGGTAAGGTTTGCCGCTTCGGGATTAATATCGCAGACCGCAATTATCCCGCCAAATTCCGCAAATTTCTTAGCAATCGCCTTGCCGATGCCGGAACCAGCACCAGTGACAATTATCCTTTTCCCTTTAAAATTAAACATCTACTTCACCACACTAAAAAAACCTCGCTGTCTTTCCTTCCTCCCATCCGTTGCGATTTCAATAACGTAGAGATAGAGACCGCCCGCAACCTCTTTCCCCTGAGAATTTTTCAAGTCCCAATAAGCAACTCTCCTCTCTGCTACCCCATCAACCGTCTTTATATGTTCGCCGGCAAGAGTATAAATATGAACCTTAAAGGGCGGCCTTTCTCTCATCCTTTCCGTATCCGAAGGGCAGTAATAAATTTTTAACTCTTTATTATCCCCTTTGAGGAAAGGGTTGGGATAGGCGTAAACCTTCCCCAAGAAGACCGGGGTAATTGCTAAATCGACACTCATCACCTCACCCGGAGAAGAGATATTTCTCACCCGAACACCAGAAGGCAGACCGGAATAGAAATTAGAATTGGGTATCGTCCATTCGGTAAAACCGGTGGTATCGTTTTTCCATAAATCACTCTCTTCCCCCCAAGAATAGGAAGGGAGAGAAAAACCAATTTTCCCAGGTCGGAGGATGCCTACCAGAGGGGCTCTTTCGTTATCATTTCCCCTTCTTGTTTCGTCAATGTGCAAAATTAAAAGGCCGGAACCAGGAAGTCCTTTATCAAATCCCCTCCGGTAGCGATTTTCCACTAAAAAGTATTCGCCGGTACCGGGATTTTCCCATGACCAATCAACCCCAAAGGGATTTTCTAAAAGGCGATAGGCAGAAGGGAAATCGCAGATTGCTGATAAAGTAGCATTCGCTTTTTCTTCTAAATACCCCTTCTGTAAAGAATCCGGATTAAGCCAGCCCAAAAGATATTTACACCAAGAGACTAAATGAACTGGTGAACTCCCGGGAAGAGAACTCGCATCCTCCCTTGCCCAACTACCCGCCGCCATCAGACAGAAAATACCTAAACCATTACTGGAATAATCAGTATCATAAAGGTCGGGAAGACCTAAGATATGCCCGAATTCGTGGGCGAAGACCCCAATTGTCATTAAATCGCCATCAGCAAATCTCTCCGGTTGCAAAGTATAGGCATCAATATAGACACCGTCATTGGTGAAATAAGGACCGGGACAACCCGTAGAGTTATCGGAAAGTTGCCACTTATGAGACCAAAAGTCCCTTTTATTACCCGTTTCTTCTGCCCCGGGTCCAGCATGAACGACGATAAGACAATCAACATAGCCGTCGCCATCATTATCAAAATTCCGGAAATTAACGTCCGGATCAATCTTAGAAATTAAGTCATAAATTAAACCCTGAGAATTATTGGGAAAGTCGCGGAAGACACCAAAGGAATCGGCTACATAAAACGAGTAGGTCCTATCCATCCTCTGCCATTCGGTTACTAAACCTTCTAAGGAGAGATTCCCATAAGAAACCTCTCGGTAGTAATCCCTTAAAGAAGAAGCCCCTTCCCTAAAAAGGAGGCGGTTAAAATCTATAGGGGAATAGGTATGGATATTGTCGGCAAAATCACAAAGGATTACGATATTCTTCCTTACCGCAACCTTCATCCTCTTTATCTTCTCGGGTTTTTCCACACCCGGTGGGAAAATTATCTTTGGCAGGTCCGCTTTCCGAAACGGATTCGGGGGACAAGCAAAAAGGAGGAAAGGAAGGAGAAAGAGAAGAGAAAAATAGATTTTTAGGTTATCCTTCATCCGGAGGGGTTGATTCTGCCTTTTTCGTCTCCTTTTTGGTCAACTCTTCAATCTTCGCCAAGAGGGTGGTGAAATCTGCAGGTTTTGTAATATAGGCATCCGCGCCCATCTCCAAACCTCTCTCCCGGTCTTGGGGCATAGTGCGGGCGGTAACCATAACGATGGGAATCCCTCTGGTTGCGTCATCCATCTTTAAGAGCCGGCAGATGGTGTAGCCATCCAATTTCGGAAGCATTAGGTCAAGAAGGACGAGATCAGGTTTTTGGGTACGGACTAAACTGAGTCCGGAGAGGCCATCACCCGCGATTAATACTTCATAACCCGCTTCTTCCAACCGGAATTTTATCAACTCTTGGAGGTTTACCTCATCTTCAATCAGAAGGATTTTCTTCTTTTTTTTCTCAGTGTCCATCTTTTTTCCGGCAGGGCTTCACCAGGGGGATGAGAAAATGGAAAGTGGAACCACTTCCTTTTTTACTCTCCACCCAAATCTC
The nucleotide sequence above comes from candidate division WOR-3 bacterium. Encoded proteins:
- a CDS encoding metallophosphoesterase encodes the protein MKNRKRKILFLFFLSYFSPLSAFKFCVLGDRTPLSSPETFETVLNEIRVLKPDFIIHLGNLIKKGIKDTTLLKKEWENVQRIFSQLGIPYHLCPGSEDIWDEKSEEIFLRYFSKTYYSFNYENCHFVILDFSRFPKYSDVPKEMIDWLREDLSLFRRARYTFVFAHRSYWRLLKERWGLHKVLSQLGVDYFLSAHDCFYTYHKMDSIRYLQVGPTGAKLKEETEEKRGGFPNYLLVEVDKKRVNISVIKPGSIFAPEVFSLKEIEEESLTKERIIISPFSKRSPEVNVSLENPYSYEIKGEIRWEGYSWDISPPKAKFYLSPKSKGFFPFSFSLKGEIFPLPELIFSYEREGKEEVIKKLLPLKREISAGRITPKIDGELKEWRGGIDQFGDERGNKAKLHSTLFLGYDSSNLYFALLNYEKRIKARMRERDGFIKEDDFVSIFLSPKPETIYEVSFNPLGFISDSRYIKEKGKYRKREWNGKYEVKTLIGEKYWQVEISFPLLNFNTEEEVREIGFNFYRYSPDDSLFLFFQPPISGKYEPGEGNLGVLLLK
- the fabG gene encoding 3-oxoacyl-[acyl-carrier-protein] reductase, with amino-acid sequence MFNFKGKRIIVTGAGSGIGKAIAKKFAEFGGIIAVCDINPEAANLTLKEIEIVGGKGLAYPIDVSNFQEVERLVDQIEKSFGGIEILVNNAGITRDSLLLKMKEEDFDKVIAVNLKGTFNFTRAVLKYLLKRRWGRIINVSSVIGEMGNPGQANYAAAKAGIIGFTKSVAKEVASRNITVNCIAPGFILTPMTDSLPSEIKERYIKNIPLGRPGMPEEVANLCLFLASDFADYITGQVIRIDGGMF
- a CDS encoding M6 family metalloprotease domain-containing protein, whose translation is MKDNLKIYFSLLFLLPFLLFACPPNPFRKADLPKIIFPPGVEKPEKIKRMKVAVRKNIVILCDFADNIHTYSPIDFNRLLFREGASSLRDYYREVSYGNLSLEGLVTEWQRMDRTYSFYVADSFGVFRDFPNNSQGLIYDLISKIDPDVNFRNFDNDGDGYVDCLIVVHAGPGAEETGNKRDFWSHKWQLSDNSTGCPGPYFTNDGVYIDAYTLQPERFADGDLMTIGVFAHEFGHILGLPDLYDTDYSSNGLGIFCLMAAGSWAREDASSLPGSSPVHLVSWCKYLLGWLNPDSLQKGYLEEKANATLSAICDFPSAYRLLENPFGVDWSWENPGTGEYFLVENRYRRGFDKGLPGSGLLILHIDETRRGNDNERAPLVGILRPGKIGFSLPSYSWGEESDLWKNDTTGFTEWTIPNSNFYSGLPSGVRVRNISSPGEVMSVDLAITPVFLGKVYAYPNPFLKGDNKELKIYYCPSDTERMRERPPFKVHIYTLAGEHIKTVDGVAERRVAYWDLKNSQGKEVAGGLYLYVIEIATDGRKERQRGFFSVVK
- a CDS encoding response regulator gives rise to the protein MDTEKKKKKILLIEDEVNLQELIKFRLEEAGYEVLIAGDGLSGLSLVRTQKPDLVLLDLMLPKLDGYTICRLLKMDDATRGIPIVMVTARTMPQDRERGLEMGADAYITKPADFTTLLAKIEELTKKETKKAESTPPDEG